The following are from one region of the Halodesulfurarchaeum sp. HSR-GB genome:
- a CDS encoding metalloregulator ArsR/SmtB family transcription factor: MATDSERIQRHLEDELGECRVEDVETRLSELDMLQSAARSERVEADLSVLSTLGNETRYRLVRVLADADGELCVCELNAVVDVSESAISHALSDLREAGLVTRRKDGRWRKYEATPVASTIIDALDEVHDDE, encoded by the coding sequence ATGGCAACGGACTCCGAGCGAATTCAACGCCATCTCGAGGACGAACTCGGGGAGTGCCGGGTCGAGGACGTGGAGACACGACTCTCGGAACTCGACATGCTCCAGTCCGCAGCCCGGAGCGAGCGCGTGGAGGCCGATCTCTCCGTGCTCTCGACGCTGGGCAACGAGACGCGCTATCGACTCGTGCGCGTGCTGGCCGACGCGGACGGGGAACTCTGTGTCTGTGAACTCAACGCGGTCGTCGACGTGAGCGAGAGTGCGATCAGCCACGCGCTCTCGGACCTGCGCGAGGCGGGGCTCGTGACTCGCCGCAAGGACGGTCGCTGGCGGAAGTACGAGGCCACCCCGGTCGCGTCCACCATCATCGACGCCCTGGACGAGGTCCACGACGATGAGTGA
- the arsB gene encoding ACR3 family arsenite efflux transporter, producing the protein MSETESGSLDFLDKYLTVWIFGAMAIGVGLGYIAPGITQPIQDLRLVPIGLVLMMYPPLAKVNYGQLPRVFAQWRVLGLSLLQNWLIGPTLMVVLALVFFGGIVPGLPARPEFFLGLVFIGMARCIAMVLVWNDLAEGSSEYAAGLVAFNSVFQILTYGVYITVFALFLPDALGLEELTAGIAAFNVSPAQVFEAIAIFLGIPFAAGILSRYVGTRTRGVEWYEEKFVPRIDPLTLVALLFTVIVMFAMQGERIVGQPTDVLLIAVPLTIYFVVQFFLGFGMGHWIGADYSTTTAIGFTAASNNFELAIAVAVAVFGVGSGVAFTTVIGPLIEVPVLLSLVYVALWFQRNVDWRGHTTGQLDSTTPAGATGSDGEPITEKD; encoded by the coding sequence ATGAGTGAAACCGAATCGGGATCGCTTGACTTCCTGGATAAGTACCTGACCGTCTGGATCTTCGGCGCGATGGCCATCGGCGTCGGACTGGGCTATATCGCTCCGGGAATCACCCAACCGATTCAGGATCTCCGTCTCGTGCCGATCGGCCTCGTCCTGATGATGTATCCGCCACTGGCGAAGGTCAACTACGGCCAGTTACCACGAGTGTTCGCCCAGTGGCGGGTGCTCGGATTGAGCCTGCTCCAGAACTGGCTGATCGGCCCGACGCTGATGGTCGTACTGGCTCTGGTCTTCTTCGGCGGGATCGTTCCCGGTCTGCCGGCCCGCCCCGAGTTCTTCCTCGGACTGGTGTTCATCGGAATGGCCCGGTGTATCGCGATGGTGCTGGTCTGGAACGACCTCGCCGAGGGGTCGAGTGAGTACGCCGCCGGCCTGGTCGCCTTTAACAGCGTCTTCCAGATCCTGACCTACGGGGTGTACATCACCGTTTTCGCGCTCTTCCTGCCCGACGCACTCGGACTGGAAGAACTGACCGCCGGGATCGCGGCGTTCAACGTTTCCCCCGCGCAGGTCTTCGAGGCCATCGCCATCTTCCTCGGGATCCCGTTCGCCGCGGGGATCCTCTCGCGATACGTGGGGACACGAACCAGGGGTGTCGAGTGGTACGAGGAAAAATTCGTCCCGAGGATCGACCCGCTGACCCTCGTGGCGTTGCTCTTTACCGTGATCGTCATGTTCGCGATGCAGGGCGAGCGGATCGTCGGCCAGCCCACCGACGTGCTCCTGATCGCGGTCCCGCTGACGATCTACTTCGTCGTCCAGTTCTTCCTGGGGTTCGGAATGGGCCACTGGATCGGCGCGGACTACTCGACGACGACCGCGATCGGGTTCACCGCGGCCTCGAACAACTTCGAACTCGCGATCGCCGTCGCAGTCGCCGTGTTCGGCGTCGGCTCCGGGGTCGCCTTCACGACCGTCATCGGTCCGCTGATCGAGGTGCCCGTGTTGCTCTCGCTCGTGTACGTCGCACTGTGGTTCCAGCGCAACGTGGACTGGCGCGGCCACACCACGGGGCAACTCGATAGCACGACCCCCGCGGGTGCGACCGGGAGCGATGGGGAACCGATCACGGAAAAGGATTGA